One genomic window of Deltaproteobacteria bacterium includes the following:
- the rbfA gene encoding 30S ribosome-binding factor RbfA → MRNYPRAKRVEALIHEELSTTLLKKIQDPRIAGVTITGVKVSDDLATARIYFCVSDRPNARKEAQEGFKKAGGFIKRELAAVLGLRYMPGLFFNYDESLEYGRKIDEVIRGIAQEKPENEV, encoded by the coding sequence ATGAGAAATTATCCGAGAGCCAAGCGGGTTGAAGCCCTGATTCATGAGGAGCTTTCCACCACGCTCTTGAAAAAGATTCAGGACCCCAGAATCGCCGGAGTGACGATAACCGGGGTCAAGGTGTCCGATGATCTTGCAACCGCGCGCATCTACTTTTGCGTGTCGGACCGGCCTAACGCCAGAAAGGAGGCCCAGGAGGGCTTCAAGAAGGCGGGCGGCTTCATAAAGCGCGAACTTGCGGCGGTTTTAGGTCTTCGCTACATGCCGGGGCTTTTTTTCAACTACGACGAGTCCCTGGAATACGGGCGCAAGATTGACGAAGTGATACGCGGCATCGCACAGGAGAAACCCGAAAACGAGGTTTAA
- the truB gene encoding tRNA pseudouridine(55) synthase TruB, translated as MDGIIAIDKPVGMTSAQVVATVKRATRAAKVGHTGTLDPFATGVLVCCLNRATRLASFFLHGDKGYEGEMLLGVETDTQDPTGRVIRQVEDVSVSNAAIEEAFSRYRGVISQEPPVYSALKHEGVPLYKLARAGTPVQKPARTVTIHELSVKRIDLPRVSFFTRCSGGTYVRALVSDIGRDLGVGAHLARLRRTENSGFTLNDAISLEELSRLIADGQLHTRVTGMNAALRFMPQVRADAALTQAVMTGRKLTRQDLPGEAGAMTGNIKITDEAGRLLAVISADPEGTFFSYSCVLVGPDAAAADRKRRFNHSETRNQKEARQSGSHP; from the coding sequence ATGGACGGAATAATCGCAATAGACAAGCCTGTCGGAATGACCTCCGCCCAGGTGGTGGCCACGGTCAAACGGGCCACCAGGGCCGCCAAGGTTGGTCACACCGGCACCCTTGACCCCTTCGCCACCGGGGTTCTTGTGTGCTGCTTAAACCGCGCCACCAGGCTGGCGTCGTTTTTCCTGCACGGCGACAAGGGCTACGAAGGCGAGATGCTCTTAGGGGTTGAAACCGACACCCAGGACCCCACCGGACGGGTGATCCGACAGGTGGAGGACGTAAGCGTTTCAAACGCAGCAATAGAGGAGGCATTTTCCCGGTACAGGGGCGTCATCAGCCAGGAGCCGCCTGTGTATTCGGCCTTGAAACACGAGGGCGTACCCCTCTACAAGCTGGCCCGCGCAGGCACCCCGGTTCAGAAACCGGCGCGCACGGTCACGATTCACGAGCTTTCAGTAAAAAGGATCGACCTTCCCCGCGTTTCGTTCTTCACCCGGTGTTCCGGCGGAACCTACGTGAGGGCCCTGGTCTCAGACATAGGCCGCGACCTTGGGGTCGGCGCTCACCTCGCCCGCCTGAGGCGCACGGAAAACAGCGGCTTCACCTTAAACGATGCCATCAGCCTGGAGGAACTTTCCCGGCTGATCGCGGATGGCCAGCTACACACGCGGGTTACGGGCATGAATGCGGCCCTTCGTTTCATGCCACAGGTTCGGGCGGACGCGGCCCTCACGCAGGCCGTCATGACGGGCCGCAAACTCACGCGCCAGGACCTGCCGGGCGAGGCCGGGGCGATGACCGGCAATATCAAGATCACGGATGAAGCGGGACGGCTTCTGGCCGTCATATCGGCCGATCCGGAGGGAACTTTTTTCAGTTATTCATGCGTTCTTGTCGGACCCGACGCCGCCGCCGCCGACAGAAAGCGCCGTTTCAACCATTCGGAAACACGAAATCAAAAGGAGGCAAGGCAAAGTGGTTCTCACCCCTGA
- the infB gene encoding translation initiation factor IF-2, whose amino-acid sequence MAKTKVHELASLLNMTNRELLEKLQGLNIPVNLQTPHMTVLDEESTARIKAHLTAKPHANVEEKRISDKVIRRRKKTEEPVSTAPEPEQDAASAPQAPPAGEEEGADGTQPEAVSGPSSSESPTFAGSAPEATDGAGDSVAESQEAVSGASGAPAPKASPKVEKAKIIKPAAPPVLAPKAEEPEPAQAAAPPATEASAPVKEEPEKPSVEAAPAQEPVFEEESGPDSQEETSAQETESGAEASSDKGEAGRPGQPIIQKKKKKKETAARIIKLPDAPVKPTLPATAAEQRPARHYPPRPATAPPPAVKRDDPASQAAAAAAAERDKKKKKTVKRKEDETPEADPRFLKKKISFRKREVVEGAALYDQENVRGRKGGKGGRAAMKPKKPLPTVSKAIKRRLRVDDNIVVSDLAKRMGIKASELIKKLLIMGTPATLNQSIDYDTAALLATEFDYEVERAAFEEDAVLNIQAVVPENLVHRPPVVTIMGHVDHGKTSLLDVIRKTRVTDTEAGGITQHIGAYTVETERGRVTFLDTPGHEAFTQMRARGAKVTDIVVLVVAADDGVMPQTIEAVHHAKDAKVPIIVAVNKMDKQGADPERVMRELANHGLQSEEWGGDTIFVKVSAKAQTGIDTLLEMILIQAEVLELTADAQRPAVGHVVEARMDPGRGPVATILIREGTLKTGDAVVCGAHYGKLKAMTSDRGEMITEAGPSYPVEILGLSGVPFAGDELVAVDTEKNAKQVAMHRAMKLRTADLARIARPTLENLFAHLKEGETKDLKLIIKADVQGSIEALRESLEKLSGEEVRIVTIHAGTGAVSESDVSLAAVSGAIIISFNVRPNAKVAEFATSEGVDIRFYDIIYNAISDVKDAIVGLMKPTYQEHVSGHVEIRKTFTIPKIGTIAGCYVTDGKAERNRKLRLLRDGVVVYDGKVASLKRVKDDAKEVAAGYECGIGIENFNDIKEGDVMEFYYIEEIKPVFEQ is encoded by the coding sequence ATGGCGAAGACCAAAGTTCACGAACTTGCCTCACTGCTCAACATGACCAACAGGGAGCTTCTTGAAAAGCTCCAGGGACTCAATATCCCGGTCAATCTCCAAACCCCGCACATGACCGTGCTGGACGAGGAATCCACAGCCAGGATCAAGGCCCACCTGACCGCCAAGCCCCACGCCAACGTGGAGGAAAAACGGATCAGCGACAAGGTCATCCGCCGCCGCAAGAAGACGGAAGAGCCTGTGAGCACAGCGCCCGAACCTGAGCAGGACGCGGCTTCCGCCCCCCAGGCCCCTCCCGCAGGGGAAGAGGAGGGGGCCGACGGAACGCAGCCGGAAGCCGTTTCAGGTCCTTCTTCGTCCGAATCGCCGACTTTCGCCGGATCAGCCCCGGAAGCGACCGATGGCGCGGGCGATTCCGTTGCGGAATCCCAGGAAGCCGTCTCCGGTGCGTCCGGCGCTCCGGCTCCGAAGGCTTCCCCAAAGGTCGAGAAGGCCAAAATCATCAAACCGGCCGCTCCTCCCGTTCTTGCCCCGAAGGCCGAAGAGCCGGAACCGGCCCAAGCCGCAGCTCCGCCTGCGACCGAAGCATCGGCCCCGGTTAAGGAAGAACCCGAAAAGCCCTCCGTGGAAGCCGCCCCGGCCCAGGAGCCGGTTTTCGAGGAAGAATCCGGCCCTGACTCACAGGAGGAAACATCCGCCCAGGAAACCGAGTCCGGCGCAGAAGCGTCCTCCGACAAGGGTGAGGCGGGACGACCGGGCCAGCCCATAATCCAGAAGAAGAAAAAGAAGAAGGAAACCGCTGCCCGGATCATCAAGCTGCCGGACGCCCCGGTAAAGCCCACTCTTCCAGCAACGGCCGCCGAGCAGCGCCCGGCAAGGCACTATCCGCCAAGACCGGCCACAGCCCCGCCTCCCGCCGTCAAGCGGGACGACCCTGCTTCCCAGGCAGCGGCGGCAGCCGCCGCCGAACGGGACAAGAAGAAAAAGAAGACCGTAAAGCGCAAGGAAGACGAGACTCCCGAAGCCGATCCGCGTTTTCTCAAGAAGAAGATTTCCTTCCGTAAGCGTGAAGTCGTGGAAGGAGCCGCCCTGTATGACCAGGAGAACGTAAGGGGCAGGAAGGGCGGAAAGGGCGGCAGGGCCGCCATGAAACCCAAAAAGCCGCTTCCCACGGTTTCCAAGGCCATCAAGCGCCGCCTTCGCGTGGACGACAACATAGTGGTGTCCGACCTTGCCAAGCGCATGGGCATTAAGGCTTCGGAACTCATCAAGAAGCTCCTCATCATGGGAACCCCGGCCACCCTGAACCAGAGCATCGACTACGACACGGCAGCCCTTCTGGCGACGGAGTTCGATTACGAGGTTGAAAGGGCCGCCTTTGAGGAAGACGCCGTTTTGAACATCCAGGCCGTCGTGCCCGAAAACCTGGTTCACCGCCCGCCGGTGGTAACCATCATGGGCCACGTCGACCACGGCAAGACCTCGCTTCTGGACGTCATCAGAAAGACCCGCGTCACCGACACGGAAGCGGGCGGCATCACCCAGCACATCGGCGCTTACACCGTGGAAACGGAACGCGGCAGGGTGACCTTCCTGGACACCCCCGGCCACGAGGCATTCACCCAGATGAGGGCCAGGGGCGCGAAGGTAACCGACATTGTGGTTCTGGTTGTGGCCGCCGACGACGGCGTCATGCCCCAGACCATCGAGGCCGTGCACCACGCCAAGGACGCCAAGGTCCCCATAATCGTGGCAGTCAACAAGATGGACAAGCAGGGGGCAGACCCGGAACGCGTCATGCGGGAGCTCGCCAACCACGGCCTCCAGTCGGAGGAATGGGGCGGCGACACCATTTTCGTGAAGGTTTCGGCCAAGGCCCAGACGGGCATCGACACCCTTCTGGAAATGATCCTGATCCAGGCCGAAGTCCTGGAACTCACCGCCGACGCCCAAAGGCCCGCCGTGGGCCACGTTGTGGAGGCCCGCATGGATCCGGGACGCGGCCCGGTGGCCACCATCCTGATACGGGAAGGCACCTTAAAGACCGGCGACGCAGTGGTCTGCGGGGCCCATTACGGGAAACTGAAGGCCATGACCAGCGACCGGGGCGAGATGATAACCGAGGCAGGGCCGTCCTACCCGGTTGAAATTCTTGGCCTTTCCGGCGTACCCTTTGCGGGCGACGAGCTGGTGGCGGTGGATACGGAAAAGAACGCCAAGCAGGTGGCCATGCACAGGGCCATGAAACTGCGCACCGCCGATCTTGCGCGCATCGCAAGGCCCACCCTGGAAAACCTCTTCGCGCATCTCAAGGAAGGCGAAACCAAGGACTTGAAGCTCATCATCAAGGCCGACGTCCAGGGCTCCATCGAGGCTTTGCGGGAATCTTTGGAAAAACTGTCGGGCGAAGAGGTCCGCATAGTCACCATTCACGCCGGAACGGGAGCTGTGAGCGAATCGGACGTAAGCCTTGCGGCGGTTTCCGGGGCCATTATCATCTCCTTCAACGTCAGGCCCAACGCCAAGGTGGCCGAGTTCGCCACCTCCGAGGGCGTTGACATACGCTTCTACGACATCATCTACAACGCCATATCCGACGTGAAGGACGCCATAGTAGGGCTCATGAAGCCCACCTACCAGGAGCACGTTTCCGGGCACGTCGAAATAAGGAAGACCTTCACCATTCCCAAGATCGGAACCATCGCGGGCTGCTACGTCACCGACGGCAAGGCCGAGCGCAACAGGAAGCTCCGGCTTCTGCGCGACGGCGTTGTGGTCTACGACGGCAAGGTGGCCTCCCTGAAACGCGTCAAGGACGACGCCAAGGAAGTCGCGGCGGGCTACGAGTGCGGCATAGGCATCGAGAACTTCAACGACATCAAGGAAGGCGACGTCATGGAGTTCTATTATATAGAGGAGATAAAACCGGTCTTCGAGCAGTAG
- the rpsO gene encoding 30S ribosomal protein S15 translates to MVLTPDDKKNTIETYKRHDGDTGSPEVQVALLTDRIIYLTEHFKTHKKDHHSRRGLLKLVGQRRRLLNYLKSKDVFRYRTIIESLGIRK, encoded by the coding sequence GTGGTTCTCACCCCTGACGACAAGAAAAACACCATCGAAACGTACAAGCGCCATGACGGAGACACCGGCTCGCCGGAGGTTCAGGTCGCGCTTCTGACGGATCGAATCATCTATCTTACGGAGCACTTCAAGACCCACAAGAAGGATCATCACTCACGCCGTGGCCTTTTGAAGCTGGTCGGCCAGCGCCGCCGCCTGCTCAATTACTTGAAGAGCAAGGATGTGTTTCGCTACAGGACCATTATCGAATCACTGGGCATCCGCAAGTAA
- a CDS encoding DUF503 domain-containing protein has protein sequence MVVGFGTIVLRLPENHDLKGKRKVVKSVIGRICSHFNVSAAEVGSNDILQKAVIGVALVTNDHALADSKLDMIVNFVEEMMVAEIIDTDMEVMTL, from the coding sequence ATGGTGGTGGGGTTCGGGACCATCGTCCTCCGGCTTCCCGAAAACCATGATTTGAAGGGCAAGCGCAAGGTGGTGAAATCCGTCATCGGTCGTATTTGCAGCCATTTCAACGTCTCGGCTGCCGAGGTCGGATCCAACGACATCCTGCAAAAAGCGGTGATAGGCGTGGCCCTGGTGACCAACGACCACGCCCTGGCCGACTCGAAGCTGGACATGATAGTGAACTTCGTGGAGGAAATGATGGTTGCCGAAATCATCGATACCGACATGGAAGTAATGACTCTTTGA